A part of Desulfobulbaceae bacterium DB1 genomic DNA contains:
- a CDS encoding 30S ribosomal protein S21, with translation MIEVEVRGDIEYAIRQLKKKLQLDGIKKELKRREYYEKPSVKKRRKQAEAKRKLRKVMYRIEREA, from the coding sequence ATGATTGAAGTTGAGGTCCGTGGAGACATAGAATACGCCATTCGGCAATTGAAGAAAAAGCTGCAGCTTGACGGCATCAAAAAAGAACTGAAAAGACGCGAATATTACGAAAAACCAAGCGTCAAAAAACGTCGTAAACAAGCAGAAGCAAAGAGAAAACTCCGCAAGGTCATGTACCGCATCGAACGGGAAGCATAA